In Pseudobacter ginsenosidimutans, the following are encoded in one genomic region:
- a CDS encoding acyl-CoA reductase, with product MNLQNRLDLLERLGQYISADGEPWQTAVERASRENAWFTPEFIQLAANRIATHFLAKDKLSAWATQYKIPAENPHPKNVGIIMAGNIPLVGFHDFLCVFISGHRQTIKLSSRDETLLKHLVEQLYEWDAQTKELIRFETMLKGCDAYIATGSNNSARYFDYYFKKYPHIIRRNRTSVAILDGNESEADLGKLADDVHEYFGMGCRNITKIYVPKDYDFLPLLNVFRKYNQFAEHNKYKNNYDYQLAVLIINKQYYMTNDSIILHENPSVFSPVSQLNYEFYTDLAAVETSLSANNDIQAIAGINHLPFGQAQQPSLTDYADGADTLQFLLEL from the coding sequence ATGAATTTACAAAATAGGCTTGATTTATTGGAAAGATTGGGACAGTATATTTCAGCAGACGGAGAACCCTGGCAAACCGCTGTGGAACGGGCTTCCAGGGAAAATGCCTGGTTTACGCCTGAATTCATTCAGCTTGCCGCCAACCGCATCGCCACCCATTTCCTGGCAAAAGATAAGCTTTCCGCCTGGGCCACCCAATACAAAATACCCGCAGAAAACCCTCATCCCAAAAATGTGGGCATCATTATGGCCGGCAATATTCCGCTGGTAGGATTCCATGATTTCCTCTGCGTATTCATCAGCGGTCACCGCCAAACCATCAAACTCTCGTCCAGAGATGAAACCCTGCTCAAACACCTGGTGGAGCAATTGTATGAATGGGATGCACAAACGAAGGAACTGATCAGGTTTGAGACCATGCTCAAGGGATGCGATGCCTATATTGCCACCGGCAGCAACAATTCTGCCCGCTACTTCGATTATTATTTCAAGAAATACCCGCATATCATCCGCCGCAACCGCACGTCCGTTGCCATTCTCGACGGAAATGAATCAGAAGCGGATCTCGGCAAACTTGCAGATGATGTGCATGAATACTTCGGAATGGGGTGCAGGAATATCACCAAGATCTATGTTCCGAAGGATTACGATTTCCTTCCACTGCTCAATGTATTCAGGAAATACAACCAGTTTGCCGAGCACAACAAGTACAAGAACAATTACGATTACCAGCTGGCCGTGCTCATCATCAACAAGCAGTACTACATGACCAACGACAGTATCATACTGCATGAGAACCCGTCTGTGTTCTCGCCTGTCAGCCAACTCAATTACGAGTTCTATACAGATCTGGCCGCAGTGGAAACATCGCTGTCCGCCAATAACGATATACAGGCAATCGCAGGCATCAACCATCTTCCCTTTGGTCAGGCTCAGCAGCCTTCGCTCACAGATTATGCAGATGGCGCAGACACACTGCAATTTTTGCTGGAGCTGTGA
- a CDS encoding 4Fe-4S dicluster domain-containing protein has protein sequence MAIKITEECINCGACEPECPNNAIYEGGVEWAITDGTSIKGPFTLLDGTVMDADQRNAPISVDTYYIVPNKCTECQGFHEEPQCAAVCPVDCCVPDEMYQETVEELMAKKEKLHV, from the coding sequence ATGGCAATCAAAATAACTGAAGAATGTATTAATTGCGGAGCCTGCGAACCTGAATGTCCTAATAATGCCATTTATGAAGGCGGTGTGGAATGGGCTATCACAGACGGAACCTCCATCAAAGGGCCCTTTACCCTGCTGGATGGCACTGTGATGGATGCAGATCAGCGCAATGCTCCCATCAGTGTGGATACATATTATATCGTTCCCAATAAATGTACTGAGTGCCAGGGCTTTCATGAAGAGCCCCAGTGCGCAGCGGTTTGCCCTGTAGACTGCTGTGTGCCTGATGAAATGTACCAGGAAACGGTAGAGGAACTGATGGCCAAAAAAGAGAAGCTGCACGTATAA